Proteins encoded in a region of the Geoanaerobacter pelophilus genome:
- a CDS encoding GGDEF domain-containing protein has product MQDIFVNSIMSETVVCTSLDATLQDVTTLMRDSKCSCVVVTENDIPVGIVTEFDFIRLLASRGAREVFSAIRVSGIMSRPVVSITENTTLFDALVITTARKFRHLPVVDADGKLKGIVNLVDLAQAHFHTYEKQREIIEQTISTRTRELVEANDKLKALSFVDALMGIGNRRAMEVDLEHSHAQAARYGRSYSVALFDFDFFKRYNDTYGHLAGDYALKTVAGAIAGRIRTADRVYRYGGEELLLLLPETELDGAEILVERVMHAIRGVAIPHCKSPYGVVTLSCGIASFPLAGENCSSWRDVVAIADQEMYRAKHNGRNRSCRLRPKKLAENIRDSLLVLEPDPHFAGA; this is encoded by the coding sequence ATGCAAGACATCTTCGTGAACAGTATCATGTCGGAAACTGTAGTATGCACTTCTTTGGACGCAACCCTGCAGGATGTCACCACCCTGATGCGGGACAGCAAATGCTCCTGCGTGGTGGTAACTGAGAACGATATCCCTGTTGGCATTGTTACCGAGTTCGATTTCATCCGGTTACTGGCAAGCAGGGGCGCGCGAGAGGTGTTTTCCGCGATCAGGGTATCGGGGATCATGTCCCGGCCGGTGGTTTCCATTACCGAAAACACCACGCTGTTCGACGCCTTGGTCATAACAACGGCACGGAAATTTCGCCATCTCCCGGTTGTTGATGCTGACGGCAAGCTCAAGGGGATTGTCAATCTGGTCGATCTGGCCCAGGCCCATTTTCATACCTATGAAAAGCAGCGCGAGATCATCGAACAGACCATATCCACCCGGACCCGCGAGTTGGTGGAAGCCAATGACAAGCTCAAGGCGCTTTCATTCGTAGATGCCCTGATGGGGATCGGCAACCGGCGGGCAATGGAGGTCGACCTGGAGCACTCTCATGCCCAGGCGGCCAGGTATGGACGCTCCTATAGCGTGGCCCTCTTTGATTTCGATTTCTTCAAGCGTTACAATGACACCTACGGCCATCTCGCCGGAGATTATGCGCTGAAAACCGTTGCCGGTGCCATTGCCGGCCGGATCCGCACAGCTGACCGGGTCTATCGTTATGGCGGGGAAGAGCTGCTGCTGCTTCTGCCGGAGACTGAACTGGATGGCGCGGAAATACTGGTCGAGCGGGTGATGCACGCGATCAGAGGGGTGGCAATTCCACACTGCAAGAGCCCGTACGGGGTTGTTACCCTGAGTTGCGGCATCGCCTCATTCCCGCTTGCTGGTGAAAACTGCAGTTCCTGGCGGGACGTCGTCGCCATTGCTGACCAGGAGATGTACCGGGCCAAGCACAATGGCCGCAACAGGTCGTGCCGCTTACGCCCGAAAAAGCTGGCGGAAAATATCAGGGATTCGTTGCTGGTCCTTGAGCCTGACCCTCACTTTGCAGGGGCATAG
- a CDS encoding TIGR01212 family radical SAM protein (This family includes YhcC from E. coli K-12, an uncharacterized radical SAM protein.), producing MSEKRFNAFTAELRRLFGCRVQRISVDAGFTCPNRDGSVASEGCIFCGGNGSGAKGIVRDRSVAEQLAHGKEFMIGKYGAGKFLAYFQAYSNTYAPVAHLARLYDEALAVPDVVGLIVGTRPDCLPDDVLDLLADYSRKTYLWLELGLQSSVDRTLVAINRGHDTACFVAAAERCAARGIKVCVHLIFGLPGETREEMLKTADLLNQLGIGGVKLHHLHVMKETRLEAMYQQGELELLERDQYVGLVCDFLERLDPRMLVMRLVGDGGFNMVAPAWGTAKFVLLNTIDREFERRGTRQGSSVNKD from the coding sequence ATGTCCGAAAAAAGATTCAATGCCTTCACTGCTGAGCTGCGCCGGCTCTTCGGCTGCCGGGTGCAGCGAATATCGGTTGACGCCGGGTTTACCTGCCCGAACCGCGATGGCAGCGTCGCTTCTGAGGGGTGCATCTTTTGCGGCGGCAACGGCTCCGGCGCTAAGGGGATCGTGCGCGACCGCTCCGTTGCCGAGCAGTTGGCGCATGGCAAGGAGTTCATGATCGGCAAGTACGGCGCCGGCAAGTTCCTGGCGTATTTCCAAGCGTATTCCAATACTTATGCACCGGTAGCTCACTTGGCCAGGCTTTATGACGAGGCGCTGGCCGTTCCTGATGTCGTCGGTTTGATCGTCGGCACCCGCCCCGATTGCCTGCCTGATGATGTCCTCGATCTGCTGGCGGATTATTCCCGAAAAACCTATTTGTGGCTGGAACTGGGGCTGCAATCATCGGTGGATCGGACCCTGGTTGCCATCAACCGCGGTCACGATACCGCCTGTTTCGTGGCAGCTGCCGAGCGCTGTGCTGCCCGAGGCATCAAGGTCTGCGTCCACCTGATCTTCGGCCTGCCGGGAGAGACCCGGGAAGAGATGCTCAAAACGGCAGACCTCCTGAACCAGCTCGGGATCGGCGGGGTCAAGCTGCATCATCTCCATGTGATGAAGGAGACCCGGCTGGAGGCGATGTATCAACAGGGGGAGCTGGAGCTGCTGGAGCGGGACCAATATGTTGGGCTGGTCTGCGATTTTCTGGAGCGGCTCGATCCGCGGATGCTGGTCATGCGGCTGGTGGGTGACGGCGGCTTCAACATGGTGGCCCCGGCGTGGGGAACCGCCAAGTTCGTGCTGCTCAACACCATCGATCGGGA